Proteins found in one Amycolatopsis umgeniensis genomic segment:
- a CDS encoding helix-turn-helix domain-containing protein: MADETDEVLDAVGPRLRALRKHRGLTLAEVSAATGISESTLSRLESGGRRPTLELLLPLARVHGVPLDDLVGAPRTGDPRIHLQPIHRHGMTFLPLTRRAGGVQAFKMLIPSRPEPAEPTPQTHGGYEWVYVLNGRLRLVVGDRDMVLPPGEAAEFDTALPHWLGSADGHAVETLVLFGPQGERAHIRAN; this comes from the coding sequence ATGGCGGACGAGACTGACGAGGTGCTGGACGCTGTCGGCCCCCGGTTGCGCGCGCTGCGCAAACACCGTGGCCTGACCCTCGCCGAGGTGTCGGCGGCGACCGGGATCTCCGAAAGCACCTTGTCCCGGCTGGAAAGCGGCGGGCGGCGCCCCACGCTCGAGCTACTGCTCCCGCTCGCCCGCGTGCACGGCGTTCCCCTCGACGACCTCGTCGGGGCACCTCGGACAGGCGATCCTCGGATCCATTTACAGCCGATCCACCGTCACGGCATGACCTTCCTGCCGCTCACCCGCCGCGCCGGCGGCGTGCAGGCCTTCAAGATGCTCATCCCCAGCCGTCCGGAACCGGCGGAACCGACGCCGCAGACCCACGGCGGCTACGAATGGGTGTATGTCCTCAATGGACGGCTCCGGCTGGTGGTCGGCGATCGCGACATGGTCCTGCCGCCCGGCGAGGCCGCCGAGTTCGACACCGCGCTGCCGCATTGGCTCGGCTCGGCCGACGGCCACGCCGTCGAGACCCTTGTCCTTTTCGGACCGCAGGGCGAACGCGCCCACATCCGGGCGAACTAG
- a CDS encoding response regulator transcription factor has translation MTTVVLADDEALLRKAMAALLPLEGEITVLAEAENGEEAVEATLRHEPDVLVIDLEMPGVDGLGAVAEIRRTRPNQVILMLTRHAKPGVLRKALKLGVQGFVSKAAEPSHITFVIAALHQGKRWIDPDVSALAVVDDCPLTERELEVLRVTGEGYSVAEIAAQLHLAQGTVRNYLSNAMQKTQTQTRHEAARYAREHDWL, from the coding sequence ATGACCACGGTGGTGCTCGCCGACGACGAAGCCCTGCTCCGCAAGGCGATGGCCGCGTTGCTCCCGCTCGAAGGCGAGATCACCGTCCTGGCGGAAGCGGAGAACGGCGAGGAGGCCGTCGAGGCCACCCTGCGGCACGAGCCCGACGTCCTCGTCATCGACCTCGAAATGCCCGGCGTCGACGGGCTCGGCGCTGTCGCGGAGATCCGCCGCACGCGGCCGAACCAGGTCATCCTCATGCTGACCAGGCACGCGAAACCCGGTGTGCTCCGCAAAGCCCTCAAACTCGGCGTCCAGGGGTTCGTCAGCAAGGCGGCCGAACCGTCGCACATCACGTTCGTCATCGCCGCCCTGCACCAGGGCAAACGCTGGATCGACCCGGACGTCTCCGCACTCGCCGTCGTCGACGACTGCCCCCTCACCGAGCGGGAGCTCGAGGTGCTGCGGGTGACCGGTGAGGGGTATTCCGTCGCCGAGATCGCCGCCCAGCTCCACCTCGCGCAGGGCACGGTGCGCAACTATCTCTCGAACGCCATGCAGAAGACCCAGACGCAGACCAGGCACGAGGCGGCCAGGTACGCGCGTGAGCACGACTGGCTCTAG
- a CDS encoding histidine kinase, producing the protein MDTEPARGKLRKLNLTMFIPLFTVAGVIVVASDARTWWHAVVLSASALAALIAFVRWTSGELLRVAIPCLAVTGLVWPFSVLVIGGGSAFFGILLVGSFVVPQLPRHRVAAAIALVAYIAAVGATRLLVSHEDVSEELIRFVFVPAAVTAIVLGLMFPNKRFYDVVHELEESREREAELAVIRERVRFASDLHDIQGHTLHVVKLKTALATKLVDIDAERAKQELGEIHALVSDTITQTKELAYAQRRLNLSAELENARNLFEAAGIRVRINREGDVDPEAGRLLGQVLRETTTNILRHAQATRVRITLSEWSIGIVNDGAQHSPLPELRGLAALEQRVVAEGGELTVQQEDGQFVTAASFPGRSSEATEKR; encoded by the coding sequence GTGGACACCGAGCCGGCGCGGGGAAAGCTGCGCAAGCTCAACCTCACCATGTTCATCCCGCTCTTCACCGTCGCCGGGGTGATCGTGGTGGCGTCGGACGCGCGGACCTGGTGGCACGCCGTCGTCCTGAGCGCGAGTGCGCTGGCGGCCTTGATCGCCTTCGTGCGGTGGACGTCGGGCGAGCTCCTGCGGGTCGCGATCCCGTGTCTGGCCGTCACAGGCCTCGTGTGGCCGTTTTCCGTACTGGTGATCGGCGGCGGTTCGGCGTTCTTCGGGATCCTCCTCGTGGGTTCCTTCGTCGTTCCCCAGCTTCCCCGCCACCGGGTCGCGGCCGCGATCGCGCTCGTCGCGTACATCGCGGCGGTGGGCGCGACGAGGCTGCTGGTCTCCCACGAGGACGTCTCCGAAGAGCTGATCAGATTCGTCTTCGTCCCCGCCGCGGTCACCGCCATCGTGCTCGGGCTCATGTTCCCCAACAAGCGCTTCTACGACGTCGTCCACGAACTCGAGGAGTCGCGGGAACGGGAGGCGGAATTGGCCGTCATCCGCGAACGCGTCCGCTTCGCCAGCGATCTGCACGACATCCAAGGCCATACCCTCCACGTGGTGAAGCTGAAGACAGCGCTCGCCACGAAACTGGTGGACATCGACGCCGAGCGGGCCAAACAGGAGCTGGGGGAGATCCACGCGCTCGTCAGTGACACGATCACCCAGACGAAGGAACTCGCCTATGCTCAGCGGCGGCTCAACCTCTCCGCCGAGCTGGAGAACGCGAGGAACCTTTTCGAGGCCGCGGGGATCCGCGTGCGGATCAACCGGGAGGGGGATGTCGATCCTGAGGCGGGAAGGCTGCTCGGCCAGGTCCTCCGCGAGACCACGACCAACATCCTGCGTCACGCCCAGGCGACGCGGGTGCGGATCACCCTTTCGGAATGGAGTATCGGCATCGTCAACGACGGCGCCCAGCACTCACCGCTACCCGAACTCCGCGGGCTCGCCGCGCTCGAGCAGCGCGTCGTCGCGGAAGGCGGCGAGCTGACGGTGCAACAGGAAGACGGACAGTTCGTCACGGCCGCGTCCTTCCCCGGCCGGAGTTCCGAAGCTACGGAGAAACGATGA
- a CDS encoding ABC transporter ATP-binding protein, translated as MTSTPVIDVDRLNLKYGDFHAVKDLSFQVGRGEFYALLGTNGAGKTSTLETLEGHRTPTSGTVRVLGKSPRDRAAVRPKMGIMLQESGFSPDLTVKESIRLIGTLTHRTDRLERVLGIVDLTRKANTKVSQLSGGEKRRLDFATAVYGSPELVFLDEPTTGLDIQSRDALWDAVDKLREDGSTIVLTTHYLEEAQQRADRIGLMHRGTFHQEGTVSELTRTLPAVIRFALPAPAPALPLQGRREHDGKFVIETFGLQKDLHTLLRWAQDNAIELQDLEAGPTRLDDVFRAIDDH; from the coding sequence ATGACTTCGACACCAGTGATCGACGTTGACCGCCTGAACCTGAAGTACGGCGACTTCCACGCCGTGAAGGATCTGTCCTTTCAGGTCGGGCGAGGCGAATTCTACGCCCTGCTGGGCACCAACGGGGCAGGGAAGACCTCGACCTTGGAAACCCTCGAAGGGCACCGGACCCCGACGTCGGGCACGGTGCGCGTCCTGGGAAAGAGCCCGCGGGACCGCGCCGCCGTACGGCCCAAAATGGGCATCATGTTGCAGGAGAGTGGTTTCTCACCGGATCTGACGGTGAAGGAGTCGATCCGCCTGATCGGGACGCTGACCCACCGCACGGACCGGCTCGAACGGGTGCTCGGCATCGTGGATCTCACCCGCAAGGCGAACACCAAGGTCTCGCAGCTTTCCGGCGGCGAGAAGCGGCGGCTCGACTTCGCGACCGCGGTGTACGGCTCGCCGGAACTGGTGTTCCTGGACGAGCCGACGACCGGTCTGGACATCCAGTCGCGGGACGCGCTGTGGGACGCGGTCGACAAACTGCGCGAGGACGGCTCCACGATCGTGCTCACCACGCACTACCTCGAGGAAGCCCAGCAGCGCGCCGACCGCATCGGCCTGATGCACCGGGGGACCTTCCACCAGGAGGGCACGGTCTCCGAACTCACGCGGACGCTGCCCGCCGTGATCCGCTTCGCCCTCCCCGCCCCGGCCCCGGCGCTGCCGTTGCAGGGCAGGCGGGAGCACGACGGGAAGTTCGTCATCGAGACCTTCGGCCTGCAGAAGGATCTGCACACCCTGTTGCGGTGGGCGCAGGACAACGCGATCGAACTGCAGGACCTCGAAGCGGGCCCGACGCGGCTCGACGACGTGTTCCGCGCCATCGACGACCACTAG
- a CDS encoding ABC transporter permease, which translates to MLSIAHSELIQIFRNRSVLITSFVMPIAICAFFVYQHETFAKIGSLGYIAAIVMFTVCAFGLYASSVTTLASRRQNLFLKRLRSTAAGDASILIGLVLPVTVIALVQVAVIMTVLGVVTGTPANIGLLVLAVLATVAMMIGLGLATAGLTNSPEHAQVTTLPVSLGVIAVASWVGISGTEDLTLLKRLLPGGSATELAVNAWNGGVAVSESLLLLAPTLAWVVVAVVLASRLFRWEPRR; encoded by the coding sequence ATGCTTTCGATCGCCCACAGCGAGCTGATCCAGATCTTCCGGAACCGCTCGGTCCTGATCACCAGTTTCGTGATGCCGATCGCGATCTGCGCGTTCTTCGTCTACCAGCACGAGACCTTCGCGAAGATCGGCAGTCTCGGTTACATCGCGGCGATCGTGATGTTCACCGTATGCGCGTTCGGCCTCTACGCCAGTTCGGTGACCACGCTCGCCTCGCGACGGCAGAACCTGTTCCTCAAGCGGCTGCGCTCGACGGCGGCCGGTGACGCGTCCATCCTGATCGGGCTGGTGCTGCCGGTCACCGTCATCGCGCTCGTCCAGGTGGCCGTGATCATGACCGTGCTGGGCGTCGTCACCGGTACGCCCGCGAACATCGGCCTGCTGGTGCTGGCCGTCCTCGCCACCGTCGCCATGATGATCGGCCTCGGGCTGGCCACCGCGGGCCTGACCAACTCCCCCGAGCACGCCCAGGTCACCACGCTGCCGGTGAGCCTCGGTGTCATCGCTGTCGCTTCCTGGGTCGGCATCTCCGGCACCGAGGACCTGACCCTGCTCAAGCGCCTGCTGCCGGGTGGTTCGGCCACCGAACTCGCGGTCAACGCCTGGAACGGCGGCGTCGCCGTCTCCGAATCGTTGCTCCTGCTCGCCCCGACCCTGGCGTGGGTCGTCGTCGCCGTGGTCCTCGCCTCCCGGCTCTTCCGCTGGGAACCGCGCCGGTGA
- a CDS encoding alpha/beta hydrolase → MRKAMIPVLAATLMTAVTPAVASAAPPPKWGPCPEEAAGLGLECGTLEVPLDYRDPGGKTIEIAISRLASTKPEKRRGVLLTNTGGPGGEGLAYPDTLKKLNIPQEVLDGYDVIGMDPRGVHNSTPVTCGLTLEEHPTNIPRYARDSADVTSEAQRVAAVAAKCGSSATAPLLPYMTTANTARDMDRVREALGERKVNYFGISYGTYLGSVYTSLFPERSDRFLLDSATGPGGWDASFSRLFGQGVEDRFPDFAKFAASKPEYGLGRTPAEVTAKYFELAARLDKTPSPEGYNGQVFRHVTFADLYYDKKLPHLAETWRALDTGKPVPTAASAGAGFPSDNYIASQLHVICNDSDWPESVGTYRRNVAIDRFRHPLFGAAAADITPCAFWPSEPVEPPVKITDRGPSNLLIVQNLRDPATPLAGARKLREAFGDRARMVTVDQGGHLAYLFKDNKCANDLATGFLVTGARPRHDLAC, encoded by the coding sequence ATGCGCAAAGCCATGATCCCCGTTCTCGCGGCCACCTTGATGACCGCGGTGACCCCGGCGGTCGCGTCGGCGGCGCCCCCGCCGAAATGGGGGCCGTGCCCGGAGGAGGCGGCGGGCCTCGGCCTGGAGTGTGGCACCCTCGAGGTCCCGCTGGACTACCGCGATCCCGGCGGGAAGACCATCGAGATCGCGATCTCGCGGCTGGCGAGCACCAAACCGGAGAAGCGCCGCGGCGTGCTGCTGACGAACACCGGCGGCCCCGGCGGTGAGGGGCTCGCCTATCCGGACACCCTCAAGAAGCTGAACATCCCGCAGGAGGTGCTGGACGGCTACGACGTGATCGGGATGGACCCGCGAGGGGTCCACAACAGCACCCCGGTGACGTGCGGGCTGACCCTCGAAGAGCATCCGACCAACATCCCGAGGTACGCCCGTGACTCCGCCGACGTGACGAGCGAGGCCCAGCGGGTCGCCGCCGTCGCCGCGAAATGCGGGTCCTCGGCCACGGCGCCGCTCCTGCCGTACATGACCACCGCCAACACCGCCCGTGACATGGACCGCGTCCGCGAAGCGCTCGGCGAGCGGAAGGTGAACTACTTCGGCATCTCCTACGGCACCTACCTCGGTTCGGTGTACACCTCGTTGTTCCCCGAGCGCAGCGACCGGTTCCTGCTCGACAGCGCGACCGGCCCCGGCGGCTGGGACGCCTCCTTCTCGCGGCTGTTCGGGCAAGGCGTCGAAGATCGCTTCCCCGACTTCGCGAAGTTCGCCGCCTCGAAACCCGAGTACGGCTTGGGCCGGACGCCGGCGGAGGTGACCGCGAAGTACTTCGAGCTCGCCGCGCGGCTGGACAAGACACCGAGCCCAGAGGGCTACAACGGTCAGGTGTTCCGCCACGTCACGTTCGCCGATCTCTACTACGACAAGAAGCTGCCGCATCTCGCCGAGACCTGGCGCGCGCTCGACACCGGGAAACCCGTGCCGACGGCCGCCTCCGCCGGTGCCGGTTTCCCTTCGGACAACTACATCGCGAGCCAGCTGCACGTGATCTGCAACGACTCCGACTGGCCGGAGAGCGTCGGGACGTACCGGCGCAACGTGGCGATCGACCGGTTCCGGCATCCGCTGTTCGGCGCGGCGGCCGCGGACATCACGCCGTGCGCGTTCTGGCCGTCCGAGCCGGTCGAACCGCCGGTGAAGATCACCGACCGCGGTCCGTCGAATCTGCTGATCGTGCAGAACCTCCGCGACCCGGCCACGCCGCTGGCGGGCGCGCGGAAACTGCGTGAGGCCTTCGGCGACCGCGCCAGGATGGTCACCGTCGACCAGGGCGGGCATCTGGCGTACCTGTTCAAGGACAACAAGTGCGCCAACGACCTCGCGACGGGCTTCCTGGTCACCGGCGCGCGGCCGCGGCACGATCTCGCCTGCTGA
- a CDS encoding alpha/beta hydrolase, producing the protein MHTVGRHRSADSRAVNLRTFGGSRLVTVKGAFRHAVFLKGDKCVDTAARDYLLSGELPADRTCRASP; encoded by the coding sequence ATCCACACGGTCGGGCGTCACCGGTCCGCCGACAGCCGGGCCGTCAACCTCAGGACGTTCGGCGGTTCGCGGCTGGTGACGGTGAAGGGAGCGTTCCGGCACGCCGTGTTCTTGAAGGGCGACAAGTGCGTCGACACGGCTGCGCGGGACTACCTGCTGAGCGGAGAGCTCCCCGCGGACCGGACCTGCCGCGCAAGTCCGTGA
- a CDS encoding ABC transporter permease, protein MTSLTLSMRDSATMLRRNIRHMQRYPSLTIMLIGQPIVFLLLFVYVFGGTLGNGLGGGGGRAEYVGYVTPAILLITVCSAALGTAISVATDMTEGIIARFRTMAISKASVLTGHVVGAFIQTAFALAVVFGVALLVGFSPTAGVGEWFAAVGVLLLLTIALTWLSVALGLAAKSVETASNTPMVFMLLPFLGSGFVPTDSMPAWLRWFADYQPFTPVIETLRGLLLGTPIGGSAWLAIGWCAVLSIVGYLWSKSLFAKERDR, encoded by the coding sequence ATGACCAGCCTGACCCTCTCGATGCGCGACTCGGCGACCATGCTGCGCCGCAACATCAGACATATGCAACGCTATCCGTCACTCACCATCATGCTGATCGGCCAGCCGATCGTGTTCCTGCTGCTGTTCGTCTACGTCTTCGGCGGCACCCTCGGGAACGGCCTCGGCGGCGGAGGCGGCCGCGCCGAGTACGTCGGCTACGTGACGCCCGCCATCCTGCTCATCACCGTGTGCAGCGCGGCCCTCGGCACCGCCATCTCCGTGGCGACGGACATGACCGAGGGCATCATCGCCCGGTTCCGCACGATGGCGATCAGCAAGGCGTCCGTGCTGACCGGTCACGTCGTCGGCGCGTTCATCCAGACCGCGTTCGCGCTCGCCGTCGTGTTCGGGGTCGCGCTTCTCGTCGGCTTCTCGCCGACGGCGGGTGTCGGCGAATGGTTCGCGGCCGTCGGCGTGCTGTTGTTGCTGACCATCGCGCTCACCTGGCTGTCGGTGGCGCTGGGACTGGCCGCCAAGAGCGTGGAGACGGCGAGCAACACCCCCATGGTGTTCATGCTGCTTCCCTTCCTCGGCAGCGGTTTCGTGCCCACCGACTCCATGCCCGCCTGGCTGCGCTGGTTCGCCGACTACCAGCCGTTCACGCCGGTCATCGAGACGCTGCGAGGACTCCTGCTCGGCACCCCGATCGGCGGCAGCGCTTGGCTCGCCATCGGCTGGTGCGCGGTGTTGTCGATCGTCGGGTACCTGTGGTCGAAGTCCTTGTTCGCCAAGGAACGCGACCGCTGA
- a CDS encoding ATP-binding cassette domain-containing protein, translating to MRHPAISATGLRKSYGDKVVLDGVDLHVPPGTVFSLLGPNGAGKTTTVNILSTLVSPDAGGATIAGADLATDPDGVRASIGLTGQFSAVDNLLTGEENLFLMADLHHLPRRTGRVRAAELLERFELTDAAKKTPATFSGGMRRKLDLAMTLIGDPEVIFLDEPTTGLDPRSRRTMWQIIRDLVSDGVTIFLTTQYLEEADQLADRVAVLDGGRIVALGTPDELKRRVPGGHMQLKFPDAVSLRDATRVLQVSTSDEESLALRVPTDGTVTALRAVLDRLDAEAVAVDSLTVHNPDLDDVFLSLTGHRTEATKELAR from the coding sequence ATGAGACACCCGGCCATTTCCGCGACCGGACTGCGCAAGTCCTACGGCGACAAGGTCGTTCTGGACGGCGTCGACCTGCACGTCCCGCCCGGCACCGTCTTCTCGTTGCTCGGCCCCAACGGCGCGGGCAAGACCACCACGGTCAACATCCTGTCCACTTTGGTCAGTCCGGACGCCGGGGGAGCGACCATCGCCGGAGCCGATCTGGCCACCGATCCGGACGGCGTCCGCGCCTCCATCGGCCTCACCGGTCAGTTCTCCGCGGTCGACAATCTGCTCACCGGCGAGGAAAACCTGTTCCTCATGGCGGATCTGCACCATCTGCCGCGGCGTACGGGACGCGTGCGCGCCGCCGAACTGCTGGAACGGTTCGAACTGACCGACGCGGCGAAGAAGACACCGGCCACCTTCTCGGGCGGCATGCGCCGCAAGCTCGATCTGGCGATGACCCTGATCGGCGACCCCGAGGTCATCTTCCTCGACGAGCCGACCACCGGCCTCGACCCGCGCAGCCGTCGCACGATGTGGCAGATCATCCGCGACCTCGTCTCCGACGGCGTGACGATCTTCCTCACCACGCAGTACCTGGAGGAGGCCGATCAGCTCGCCGATCGCGTCGCCGTGCTCGACGGCGGCCGGATCGTCGCACTGGGCACGCCCGACGAACTCAAGCGGCGCGTCCCCGGCGGGCACATGCAGCTGAAGTTCCCCGACGCGGTCTCGCTGCGCGACGCGACCCGCGTGCTGCAAGTGTCCACTTCGGACGAAGAAAGCCTGGCGCTCCGCGTGCCGACCGACGGCACCGTCACCGCTCTCCGCGCGGTGCTGGACCGGCTCGACGCCGAAGCCGTCGCCGTCGACAGCCTCACCGTGCACAACCCGGATCTCGACGACGTGTTCCTCAGCCTCACCGGTCACCGGACCGAAGCGACCAAGGAGTTGGCCCGATGA
- a CDS encoding DUF4097 family beta strand repeat-containing protein produces the protein MPTFATPEPILADLEPVVGYVRIVAGDRTDTVVEVAPMDENNDSDVDAARRTVVEFSGGTLTVRAPKMRLLDFSHKTRSIDVTIELPAGSRVQGSTGLGDLTATGRLGSCRYKSGTGHIRLDRTGELKAHSASGNIVVEHVDGNADISTSSGRVHIGGITGTAVVKNSNGATTIGAAGDSIRLRSANGDITVEQAEGDVEAKTANGSVRVLDAARGTLDLDTSMGDIEVGIREGSAAWLDVNTRFGRVVNDMTAASAPDATTDKVQVRAGTSVGDILVHRS, from the coding sequence ATGCCTACTTTCGCCACCCCGGAACCCATTCTCGCGGACCTCGAGCCGGTCGTCGGCTACGTCCGCATCGTCGCCGGCGACCGCACGGACACGGTCGTCGAAGTCGCCCCGATGGACGAAAACAACGACTCCGACGTCGACGCCGCGAGGCGGACCGTCGTCGAGTTCTCCGGCGGCACGCTCACCGTCCGCGCCCCGAAAATGCGTCTGCTCGACTTCTCCCACAAGACGAGGTCGATCGACGTGACCATCGAACTGCCCGCCGGTTCCCGGGTGCAGGGGAGCACCGGCCTCGGCGACCTCACCGCGACAGGGCGGCTCGGCTCCTGCCGCTACAAGTCCGGGACCGGGCACATCCGGCTCGACCGGACCGGTGAACTGAAAGCGCACTCCGCCTCCGGGAACATCGTCGTCGAGCACGTCGACGGCAACGCCGACATCAGCACGAGCTCCGGCCGCGTGCACATCGGCGGGATCACGGGCACCGCGGTGGTGAAGAACTCCAACGGCGCCACCACGATCGGGGCGGCGGGCGACTCGATCCGCCTCCGCTCGGCCAACGGCGACATCACCGTCGAACAGGCCGAGGGCGACGTCGAAGCCAAGACCGCCAACGGTTCCGTCCGCGTACTCGACGCCGCCAGGGGCACCCTCGACCTCGACACTTCGATGGGGGACATCGAGGTCGGCATCCGCGAGGGCAGCGCTGCCTGGCTCGACGTGAACACCCGCTTCGGCCGCGTCGTCAACGACATGACCGCCGCCTCCGCCCCCGACGCCACGACCGACAAGGTCCAGGTTCGCGCCGGCACCTCCGTCGGCGACATCCTCGTCCACCGCTCCTGA
- a CDS encoding toxin-antitoxin system HicB family antitoxin encodes MDLTPFVDNVRRELAVAAEAGGDEASALAERLTAPLASAIRLALLDALSAASDEITRDLAPGSVEVRLRAGEASFAVTLPAAEPSGPVAASVPEPPMPPTPPLPDEEGATARINFRLPEQLKARVEEAAAAQGRSVNAWLVRAASAALRPSEPPAPPTSASSGHRVAQRYTGWVS; translated from the coding sequence ATGGATTTGACGCCCTTTGTGGACAACGTTCGCCGGGAACTCGCCGTCGCCGCCGAGGCGGGTGGAGACGAGGCGAGCGCCCTCGCCGAACGCCTGACCGCGCCGCTCGCGTCGGCCATCCGTCTCGCGCTGCTGGACGCGTTGTCCGCGGCGTCGGACGAGATCACCCGGGATCTCGCGCCCGGTTCGGTCGAGGTCCGGCTGCGTGCCGGCGAAGCCAGCTTCGCCGTCACGCTTCCCGCGGCCGAGCCGTCCGGACCCGTCGCGGCATCGGTGCCGGAGCCGCCGATGCCCCCGACGCCACCGCTTCCGGACGAAGAAGGCGCCACCGCGCGGATCAACTTCCGGCTGCCGGAACAACTCAAGGCCCGCGTCGAGGAGGCCGCGGCCGCGCAAGGCCGCTCGGTCAACGCTTGGCTCGTGCGGGCCGCGTCCGCCGCGCTGCGGCCGTCGGAACCGCCCGCTCCGCCCACGTCGGCGAGCAGCGGTCACCGCGTCGCGCAGCGCTACACCGGCTGGGTCAGCTAG
- a CDS encoding helix-turn-helix transcriptional regulator encodes MADLLGTRVSVKVVDGRARDETDVVVAAFERLSADAATALREVTAELGKPIVLVTDRIEEGGLAVAVECRVVAILPRSAATDSRVTDSVRLAASGAVTPPSTLLGRLSEHAARLHREMLAPSEPAGAALSSREIDVLRLMADGLDTQEIATELSYSERTVKNIIYAVTDRLRLRNRSHAVAYAIREGVI; translated from the coding sequence ATGGCCGACCTCCTCGGGACACGGGTGTCCGTGAAGGTGGTCGACGGCCGGGCGCGGGACGAAACCGATGTCGTCGTCGCGGCCTTCGAGCGGCTTTCGGCCGACGCGGCCACCGCGTTGCGCGAAGTCACCGCCGAACTCGGCAAGCCGATCGTCCTGGTGACCGACCGGATCGAGGAAGGCGGGCTCGCGGTCGCGGTGGAGTGCCGGGTGGTCGCCATCCTGCCGCGGTCGGCGGCGACCGACTCCCGGGTGACCGACAGCGTCCGGCTCGCCGCGTCGGGTGCCGTGACCCCGCCGTCCACCCTGCTCGGCAGGCTCTCCGAACACGCCGCGCGGCTCCACCGGGAGATGCTCGCGCCGAGCGAGCCCGCCGGGGCGGCGCTTTCCTCGCGCGAGATCGACGTCCTGCGCCTGATGGCCGACGGGCTCGACACCCAGGAGATCGCCACCGAACTCTCCTACTCGGAGCGAACGGTGAAGAACATCATCTACGCGGTCACGGACAGGCTGCGACTGCGGAACCGGTCGCACGCGGTGGCGTACGCGATCCGGGAAGGCGTCATCTGA
- a CDS encoding helix-turn-helix transcriptional regulator: protein MSTIMTTPVRPVVRADERREIRVAVHAGDPLVLAGLRSALGAGPGITLRDDPATADVLVAVAGNEPHRIPAGPARLVLVADKPNQAELWAAVERGLAVVVARSEATPGRLLRAVADAHAGRGDLPADQLGSLLRGISRLHKEVLEPRELTLSGLSPRETEVLRLLAEGFDTGEIARRVAYSDRTVKNILHGLLSRFGLRNRTHVVAYALREGLI from the coding sequence ATGTCGACGATCATGACGACGCCCGTCCGGCCGGTCGTCCGGGCCGACGAGCGCCGGGAGATCCGGGTCGCGGTCCACGCCGGCGACCCGCTCGTCCTGGCGGGCCTGCGCAGTGCTCTCGGCGCCGGCCCTGGCATCACCTTGCGGGACGATCCGGCGACGGCCGACGTCCTCGTCGCGGTCGCGGGGAACGAGCCGCACCGGATCCCGGCCGGACCCGCGCGGCTGGTGCTGGTCGCCGACAAGCCCAACCAGGCCGAACTGTGGGCCGCGGTGGAACGCGGGCTCGCCGTCGTCGTCGCGCGCTCCGAGGCGACGCCCGGACGTCTGCTGCGCGCCGTCGCCGACGCGCACGCCGGCCGGGGCGATCTGCCCGCGGATCAGCTCGGCAGCCTGCTCCGGGGGATTTCGCGGCTGCACAAGGAAGTCCTCGAGCCGCGCGAGCTCACACTCAGCGGCCTTTCACCCCGCGAGACCGAAGTGCTCCGGCTGCTCGCGGAGGGATTCGACACCGGCGAGATCGCCCGGCGGGTGGCCTATTCCGACCGGACCGTGAAGAACATCCTCCACGGCCTGCTCAGCCGGTTCGGCTTGCGCAACCGCACACACGTCGTGGCCTACGCGCTCCGGGAAGGCCTCATTTGA